One window of the Ideonella sp. WA131b genome contains the following:
- the msrA gene encoding peptide-methionine (S)-S-oxide reductase MsrA: protein MDAHTLSAPARITLGGGCFWCLEAVYERVDAVIAVESGYCNGHVHHPSYEQVCSGDTGHAEVVQVSYDPALITLRELLEIFFVIHDPTTPNRQGNDVGTQYRSGIYVTSSEQKAVALEVVAELQAALSASGGGRVVTEIVPLANYSRAEDYHQHYFANHPGQGYCAFVVAPKVEKFRRRFASRLRSD, encoded by the coding sequence ATGGACGCTCACACGCTCAGCGCGCCGGCGCGAATCACGCTCGGCGGCGGCTGCTTCTGGTGCCTGGAGGCGGTCTACGAACGGGTCGACGCCGTCATCGCGGTCGAGAGCGGCTACTGCAATGGCCATGTGCACCACCCCAGTTACGAGCAGGTCTGCAGCGGCGACACGGGGCATGCCGAAGTCGTGCAGGTCAGCTACGACCCCGCGCTGATCACCTTGCGCGAGTTGCTGGAGATCTTCTTCGTCATCCACGACCCGACCACGCCCAACCGGCAGGGCAATGACGTCGGGACCCAGTACCGCAGTGGCATCTATGTGACCAGCTCCGAGCAGAAGGCGGTTGCGCTCGAGGTCGTGGCCGAGTTGCAGGCAGCTCTGTCGGCGAGCGGGGGCGGTCGTGTCGTGACCGAGATCGTGCCGCTGGCAAACTACTCGCGCGCCGAGGACTACCACCAGCACTACTTTGCCAACCACCCCGGCCAGGGGTATTGCGCCTTTGTCGTGGCGCCCAAGGTCGAGAAGTTCCGACGTCGCTTCGCTTCGCGGTTGCGGTCGGATTAG
- a CDS encoding DUF456 domain-containing protein, translating to METSVLLWVLVLLLIAVGLAGTVLPALPGTALVFGGILLGAWIDDFQRVGVWVVVVVAMLALLSWALDYVAGLLGARKAGASRLALVGAAVGTVVGLFMGLVGVLFMPLVGAAVGEAVARRQEADRAGAGRQAIKVGVATWLGMMAGMVAKVVLSFVMIGIFVVALLA from the coding sequence ATGGAAACAAGTGTGTTGCTGTGGGTGCTGGTGCTGCTGCTGATCGCAGTGGGCCTGGCTGGCACCGTGTTGCCGGCTCTGCCTGGCACGGCCCTGGTGTTTGGCGGCATCCTGCTGGGCGCCTGGATCGACGACTTCCAGCGCGTGGGCGTGTGGGTCGTGGTGGTGGTGGCAATGCTGGCGCTGTTGTCTTGGGCGCTGGACTACGTCGCCGGATTACTGGGTGCACGCAAGGCCGGTGCCAGCCGCCTGGCGCTGGTGGGCGCTGCCGTGGGCACCGTGGTGGGTCTGTTCATGGGCCTGGTGGGCGTGCTGTTCATGCCGCTGGTGGGGGCGGCGGTCGGCGAGGCCGTCGCGCGCCGCCAGGAGGCCGACCGGGCTGGCGCCGGCCGACAGGCCATCAAAGTGGGCGTGGCCACCTGGCTGGGCATGATGGCCGGCATGGTTGCGAAGGTGGTGCTGTCGTTCGTGATGATCGGCATCTTCGTCGTGGCGCTGCTCGCGTGA
- a CDS encoding Tim44 domain-containing protein, protein MKNWLIGAVVVALVATAVPSISEAKRLGGSKSSGMQRDMPARTAPDAPPAKPATPGQGNTPAQPGAAAPAAAGATAAAAGAKRSWMGPIAGLAAGLGLVALASALGFGEELANFLMIALLAVAAIALIAFLMRRFGRQQQPAMASSGNGMARSGAQVSWPAQSNAPVQPAPASAPAQFSGSAPAAGVTDPVPGIGGGPVAEPEPVVAERSTPKAFVPADFDSETFARTAKMIFIRLQAANDTADLEDLRRFTTPELFASLRMDILDRGASDNHTDVQRVEAEVMDVTNEADRQIVSVRFHGDIVEERGGRPQAFNEVWHLVKPHGDGGQWAIAGIEQLG, encoded by the coding sequence ATGAAGAACTGGCTCATCGGTGCCGTGGTCGTGGCCCTGGTCGCGACGGCCGTGCCCTCCATTTCCGAGGCCAAGCGGCTGGGCGGCTCCAAGTCCAGCGGCATGCAGCGCGACATGCCCGCGCGCACCGCCCCCGACGCGCCACCCGCCAAGCCCGCCACGCCCGGGCAGGGCAACACGCCCGCCCAGCCGGGTGCCGCCGCACCGGCCGCAGCCGGGGCCACGGCCGCCGCCGCGGGTGCCAAGCGCTCGTGGATGGGCCCGATCGCCGGCCTGGCCGCCGGCCTGGGCCTGGTGGCGCTGGCCAGCGCGCTGGGCTTCGGTGAAGAGCTCGCGAACTTCCTCATGATCGCGCTGCTGGCCGTGGCCGCCATCGCGTTGATCGCCTTCCTGATGCGCCGTTTCGGCCGTCAGCAGCAGCCGGCCATGGCCAGCAGCGGCAACGGCATGGCCCGCAGCGGCGCCCAGGTCAGCTGGCCCGCCCAGTCGAACGCGCCCGTGCAGCCGGCCCCGGCCAGCGCGCCCGCGCAGTTCAGCGGAAGCGCCCCGGCCGCCGGTGTGACCGACCCCGTGCCCGGCATCGGCGGTGGGCCGGTGGCCGAGCCCGAGCCCGTGGTGGCCGAGCGCAGCACGCCCAAGGCCTTCGTGCCGGCTGACTTCGACAGCGAGACCTTCGCCCGCACGGCCAAGATGATCTTCATCCGCCTGCAGGCCGCCAACGACACGGCCGATCTCGAAGACCTGCGCCGCTTCACCACGCCCGAGCTGTTCGCCAGCCTGCGCATGGACATCCTCGATCGTGGCGCCAGCGACAACCACACCGACGTGCAGCGTGTCGAGGCCGAGGTGATGGACGTGACCAACGAAGCAGACCGCCAGATCGTCAGCGTGCGCTTCCACGGCGACATCGTCGAGGAGCGCGGCGGCCGGCCGCAGGCCTTCAACGAGGTCTGGCACCTGGTCAAGCCGCACGGCGACGGTGGCCAGTGGGCCATCGCCGGCATCGAACAACTGGGCTGA
- a CDS encoding LysR family transcriptional regulator — protein MKHDAGMDLNLLRVFDALWHERKVVAAAERLKLSPPAVSNALARLRRATGDELFTRTPQGMLPTPQAEAMAPAIVAALAAIHGSLARPRNFEPGLSARHWRLAMSDIGEIVFLPRLAAALRERSPQAQLQVLRSGRHELRDTLTRGDIDLAVGWLPDLRAGFHRRRLFEQRYVLLMAGTHALAKGRLTVARLAAVPQVQVLAEGTGHERVDTLLRQHGIERRMPLALPHFAALPWVLRAGDGVAIVPYKLAVQVAEPLGLAVRELPVALPAFEVSLVWHHRAHDDPAHRWVRGLWVELFAEGEKKPAG, from the coding sequence ATGAAGCATGATGCGGGCATGGACCTGAACCTGCTGCGCGTGTTCGACGCGCTCTGGCACGAGCGCAAGGTGGTGGCGGCGGCCGAGCGGCTGAAGCTTTCGCCGCCGGCCGTGAGCAACGCGCTGGCGCGCCTGCGCCGCGCCACCGGCGACGAGCTGTTCACGCGCACGCCGCAGGGCATGTTGCCAACGCCCCAGGCCGAGGCCATGGCGCCGGCCATCGTGGCGGCGCTGGCGGCCATCCACGGCAGTCTGGCGCGGCCGCGCAACTTCGAGCCGGGGCTCAGCGCGCGGCACTGGCGGCTGGCGATGTCGGACATCGGCGAGATCGTCTTCCTGCCACGCCTGGCTGCGGCCCTGCGCGAGCGCTCGCCGCAGGCGCAGCTGCAGGTCCTGCGCAGTGGTCGCCACGAACTGCGCGACACCCTCACCCGGGGCGACATCGACCTCGCCGTGGGCTGGCTGCCCGATCTTCGCGCCGGCTTCCACCGCCGCCGCCTCTTCGAGCAGCGCTACGTGCTGCTGATGGCCGGCACACACGCGCTGGCCAAGGGTCGGCTCACGGTCGCGCGGCTGGCCGCCGTGCCGCAGGTGCAGGTGCTGGCCGAAGGCACCGGCCACGAGCGCGTGGACACGCTGCTGCGCCAGCACGGCATCGAGCGCCGCATGCCGTTGGCGCTGCCGCACTTCGCGGCGCTGCCCTGGGTGCTGCGTGCCGGCGACGGGGTGGCCATCGTGCCGTACAAGCTGGCCGTGCAGGTGGCCGAGCCGCTGGGCCTGGCGGTGCGCGAACTGCCGGTGGCGCTGCCGGCCTTCGAGGTGAGCCTGGTGTGGCACCACCGCGCCCACGACGACCCGGCGCACCGCTGGGTGCGCGGTCTGTGGGTGGAGCTGTTTGCCGAGGGCGAGAAAAAGCCCGCCGGGTGA
- a CDS encoding aromatic ring-hydroxylating dioxygenase subunit alpha — METCRMQATDWGTAPTSRVPGWAYTDEAVYRRELERFFYRGHWCYVGLACEVPNPGDFKRTVVGERSVILVRDADGALHVVENRCAHRGVAFCRERTGSVKAFVCPYHQWNYKLNGELIGLPFRRGVKQDGQVQGGMPPDFKLSDHGLTTLKVAARGGAVFASFDHEVEPFEDFLGPEVLPWYDRVFNPDRPLKLLGINRQRIPANWKLMQENIKDPYHPGLLHTWFVTFGLWRADQRSQMVIDRHARHACMVSRRNEGAVAASAAVTQGVSSFKAGMALHDPRLLDVVPEPWWGGPSVVMMTLFPSLIVQQQVNSLSTRHIQPVGAGEFDFVWTHFGFEGDDEAMTARRLRQANLFGPAGFVSADDGEVIEFAQQAFAAHPQARTVSELDGLGVQATPHMVTETLIRGMYRYWREVMEAAP, encoded by the coding sequence ATGGAGACATGCCGCATGCAAGCCACCGACTGGGGCACGGCGCCGACCAGCCGCGTGCCGGGCTGGGCCTACACCGACGAGGCCGTGTACCGGCGCGAGCTCGAGCGCTTCTTCTACCGCGGCCACTGGTGCTACGTGGGCCTGGCCTGCGAGGTGCCGAACCCCGGCGACTTCAAGCGCACGGTGGTGGGCGAGCGCAGCGTGATCCTGGTGCGCGATGCCGACGGCGCGCTGCACGTGGTGGAAAACCGCTGCGCCCACCGCGGCGTGGCCTTCTGCCGCGAACGCACGGGCTCGGTGAAGGCCTTCGTCTGCCCCTACCACCAGTGGAACTACAAGCTGAACGGCGAGCTGATCGGCCTGCCCTTCCGCCGCGGCGTCAAGCAGGACGGACAGGTGCAGGGCGGCATGCCGCCGGACTTCAAGCTCTCGGACCACGGCCTCACGACGCTGAAGGTGGCCGCGCGCGGCGGCGCGGTGTTCGCGAGTTTCGACCACGAGGTCGAGCCCTTCGAGGACTTCCTCGGCCCCGAGGTGCTGCCCTGGTACGACCGCGTCTTCAACCCCGACCGGCCCCTCAAGCTGCTGGGCATCAACCGCCAGCGCATCCCGGCCAACTGGAAGCTGATGCAGGAGAACATCAAGGACCCCTACCACCCGGGCCTGCTGCACACCTGGTTCGTGACCTTCGGCCTGTGGCGCGCTGATCAACGCAGCCAGATGGTGATCGACCGCCATGCGCGCCACGCCTGCATGGTGAGTCGGCGCAACGAGGGCGCAGTGGCGGCATCTGCCGCGGTGACGCAGGGTGTCAGCAGCTTCAAGGCCGGCATGGCACTGCACGACCCGCGGCTGCTCGACGTGGTGCCCGAGCCTTGGTGGGGCGGGCCCAGCGTGGTGATGATGACCCTCTTCCCCAGCCTCATCGTGCAGCAGCAGGTGAACTCGCTGAGCACGCGCCACATCCAGCCGGTGGGTGCGGGTGAGTTCGACTTCGTCTGGACGCACTTCGGTTTCGAGGGCGACGACGAGGCCATGACGGCGCGGCGGCTGCGCCAGGCCAACCTGTTCGGGCCCGCGGGCTTTGTGAGCGCCGACGACGGCGAGGTGATCGAGTTCGCGCAGCAGGCCTTCGCGGCGCACCCGCAGGCGCGCACCGTCAGCGAACTCGACGGCCTGGGCGTGCAAGCCACCCCGCACATGGTGACCGAGACGCTGATCCGCGGCATGTACCGCTACTGGCGCGAGGTGATGGAGGCGGCGCCATGA
- a CDS encoding nuclear transport factor 2 family protein, giving the protein MHELHADYAAALDARDLDRWPAFFTEACSYKLQSRENFDRGLPLCILHLDSRAMLADRVYGARETIYHDPYVQCHLGGVPRLLARDPAEQGHALVTETPVLVVRTKRDAMPEILVAGRYLDRVVSTADGLRFAQRWLIFDNDLIANSIVDPA; this is encoded by the coding sequence ATGCACGAGCTGCACGCCGATTACGCCGCGGCGCTGGATGCGCGCGATCTCGACCGCTGGCCGGCGTTTTTCACCGAGGCTTGCTCGTACAAGCTGCAGTCGCGCGAGAACTTCGACCGCGGTCTGCCCCTGTGCATCCTGCACCTGGACAGCCGCGCGATGCTGGCCGACCGGGTGTACGGCGCGCGCGAGACGATCTACCACGACCCTTACGTGCAGTGTCACCTGGGCGGCGTGCCGCGGCTCCTGGCGCGGGACCCCGCCGAGCAGGGCCATGCGCTCGTCACCGAGACCCCCGTGCTCGTGGTGCGCACCAAGCGCGACGCGATGCCCGAGATCCTGGTGGCCGGCCGCTACCTCGACCGCGTGGTGTCCACGGCCGACGGCCTGCGCTTCGCGCAGCGCTGGCTGATCTTCGACAACGACCTGATCGCCAACTCCATCGTGGACCCGGCATGA
- a CDS encoding non-heme iron oxygenase ferredoxin subunit, translating into MNEPDWHDVAEAANIPDGDIVAAVVNGREIGLVRLGEALHAIDATCTHGNASLCGGFVEPDGSVECPLHQGRFDVATGRALCEPLTQDLVVHEVRVQSGRLFVRLRG; encoded by the coding sequence ATGAACGAACCCGACTGGCACGACGTGGCCGAGGCCGCCAACATCCCCGACGGCGACATCGTCGCGGCGGTCGTCAACGGACGCGAGATCGGCCTCGTGCGCCTGGGTGAGGCGCTGCACGCCATCGACGCCACCTGCACGCATGGAAACGCCAGCCTGTGCGGCGGCTTCGTGGAGCCCGACGGCAGTGTCGAGTGCCCGCTGCACCAGGGCCGCTTCGATGTCGCCACCGGCCGCGCGCTGTGCGAGCCACTGACGCAGGACCTCGTGGTGCACGAGGTGCGGGTGCAGAGCGGGCGACTCTTCGTCAGGCTGCGGGGCTGA